A single genomic interval of Phaeodactylum tricornutum CCAP 1055/1 chromosome 5, whole genome shotgun sequence harbors:
- a CDS encoding predicted protein, which translates to MVRGNWQKRVEMAEARRNGAKERKQMTEDKKIYKVLVQKLLSNLDRHQQVLVKSSGSWVLRCWCTALHTDGLLLEEIMDDDVDLKDSRKLRASSIGSENDGLRHTRKGTPTAKRAIKKKAHPRSKGLMTENNDENDEIPALCGPHFFRGKCNMHIGKKGGFGSEADRLVDTSHFCLPGPLLEIILSFLPDTAVAVATQATTEDPGNNAYAIRDAYLGHYGVLRDVLAVKLALDAIGKRQAVEESEMCFQDFSKRKNVPSDSDTCVGVKVWSSNRILVAYKLECSLRLFETAWSSDLGERRCRELVNKRVDLLQSSKHRTSRLLAMDVGKTHIGCLCRTRADAECNADILLICISRDEFLINHASSKNFPDNSFTSVNVAESVLNHLECMRFEGRMSDEKFLHEADPLDISVIPSHAISATKTGRFIVLVSLRSNFDEEPNAPLPMGSYFAFFSSDSGELETLCPAPTSWQEVQHSDGSDRVRLVLSQDVQDPSLSLIAARGDGAPTFPDLMQETLPVEMIEQRWRFRDTGHVDHLLATPSDFVTASTIEQTDGLNSVRSTRSIIFFHPREKEHEQGSLPDIMVYSNSFTIISLTAIRTEHMLMMCAQTTVTPATAEAPATAVATRIEMFAILVHVPTRCEIGRVVFAPGQHLTPGPPLIVCDGNTIGVALSHKGVVLTGEDVRYVGGRADCASSPRGDSGPSRKTKKATGRQKRGKKDGFARGMTMRG; encoded by the exons ATGGTTCGCGGGAACTGGCAAAAGCGAGTCGAGATGGCAGAAGCTCGACGCAACGGAGCAAAGGAACGCAAGCAAATGACGGAAGACAAGAAGATATACAAGGTTCTGGTGCAAAAGTTATTGTCGAACTTGGACCGACATCAACAAGTACTGGTAAAGTCCTCTGGCTCGTGGGTATTGAGGTGTTGGTGCACGGCTTTACACACTGATGGGCTTCTATTAGAAGAAATTATGGATGATGATGTTGACCTGAAAGATAGTCGCAAACTTCGCGCGAGCTCCATTGGAAGCGAAAACGATGGACTAAGGCATACGAGGAAGGGCACACCTACTGCAAAGCGCGCCATAAAGAAGAAGGCGCACCCTCGAAGTAAAGGATTGATGACAGAGAACAATGATGAGAATGACGAAATCCCAGCCCTTTGTGGACCTCATTTTTTTCGAGGAAAATGCAACATGCACATTGGTAAAAAGGGTGGAT TTGGTAGCGAAGCGGACCGACTCGTCGATACCTCCCATTTTTGCCTTCCTGGCCCACTTTTGGAGATCATATTAAGCTTTCTTCCGGATACCGCCGTGGCGGTAGCGACACAG GCTACTACAGAAGACCCCGGAAACAATGCGTATGCCATACGTGATGCATATCTGGGACATTATGGAGTCCTCCGTGATGTGTTGGCAGTGAAGCTAGCTCTTGATGCTATCGGCAAGCGGCAAGCGgttgaagaaagcgaaatgTGCTTCCAAGATTTTTCGAAGCGAAAAAATGTCCCTTCTGATTCTGACACGTGTGTTGGTGTGAAGGTATGGTCGAGCAACCGTATTCTAGTTGCTTACAAACTCGAATGCTCGTTGAGGCTTTTTGAGACAGCCTGGTCGTCTGATTTAGGGGAAAGACGCTGCAGGGAGCTCGTCAACAAACGAGTGgatcttttgcaaagctcCAAGCATCGCACAAGTAGATTGCTTGCGATGGATGTAGGAAAAACACATATCGGCTGTTTGTGCCGTACCAGAGCCGACGCCGAGTGCAATGCTGACATCTTATTGATATGCATCAGTCGAGATGAATTTTTAATAAACCATGCGTCCTCGAAGAACTTTCCAGACAACAGTTTTACCTCCGTAAATGTTGCGGAGAGCGTTTTGAATCATTTGGAGTGCATGCGATTCGAAGGAAGGATGTCCGACGAAAAGTTTCTCCACGAAGCAGATCCGTTGGACATAAGCGTGATACCATCACACGCAATATCTGCAACCAAAACTGGAAGATTCATTGTGCTAGTTAGCTTGCGTTCTAATTTTGATGAAGAGCCGAACGCGCCTTTACCAATGGGTTCCTATTTCGCCTTCTTCTCTTCCGACTCCGGAGAACTGGAGACACTTTGCCCCGCACCTACTAGCTGGCAGGAAGTGCAACACAGTGATGGCTCTGACAGGGTCCGATTGGTTCTCTCGCAAGACGTGCAAGACCCATCGCTGTCTCTAATCGCCGCTCGAGGCGACGGAGCGCCGACATTTCCAGATCTCATGCAAGAGACGTTACCCGTGGAAATGATTGAACAAAGATGGCGGTTCCGAGATACTGGTCATGTCGATCATTTACTGGCTACCCCTTCCGATTTTGTCACGGCTAGTACCATCGAGCAGACAGACGGACTCAACTCGGTGCGATCGACGCGAAGCATTATTTTCTTTCATCCTCGCGAAAAGGAGCACGAGCAAGGGTCGCTACCGGACATCATGGTGTATTCGAATTCATTCACAATAATTAGTCTGACGGCCATTCGGACAGAGCACATGCTCATGATGTGTGCGCAGACTACAGTGACTCCGGCCACTGCGGAGGCACCAGCGACAGCCGTGGCGACACGGATCGAGATGTTCGCCATCCTTGTCCACGTTCCGACACGCTGCGAGATTGGCCGAGTGGTTTTTGCTCCAGGCCAACACCTTACACCGGGTCCTCCATTAATTGTCTGTGACGGAAACACCATAGGCGTGGCTTTGTCGCACAAGGGTGTGGTCTTGACGGGAGAAGACGTCCGGTATGTGGGTGGCCGAGCGGACTGCGCATCCTCGCCACGGGGCGATTCTGGTCCATCCcgcaagacgaagaaagcCACCGGACGCCAGAAACGCGGCAAGAAGGACGGTTTTGCTCGCGGCATGACCATGCGAGGGTAG
- a CDS encoding predicted protein, with product MPSRNTWQKRVEIIEARKKESKQRKQKCEEKRAYKTWMQGFLATLDRHQDTLRKHFCSGPCVLQIWSTALPSDAPPLLDLFADEESGRTPHHSVYNSSLNRRRARSISIEHQEAVILPSARKGRDRSNSLNDKSSGRRKSHPRSRDSIGSPLNTDQPPVADIPALCRPHFFSGKCEDLGCPNWHFSKGQKTLASVLGSKPGSDLAAAEAAVVEQIPKAVEMINPGTMEILYNSSVSVDFTSQEYGMSEVIAETLMKNDILLTNVVYVVLNDVLVFDRYREGEILSERKFLMETVGEGSLGRSRRSLGSEDDSDDENFLFNLPGSILEHLLTYLPDASVATASQVCKGWYHEIGKNPSPNLWLHLLERRRWPVPPISSLQIHEGKSLDLALQSISYRTAFLHHYAVLRDTSALKAAVDAIGRRQSAEESEMCFQDFSKRKHAPPRPNYCVAVKVWSVNRILVAYSPECSLRLFESVNLLENSEKRCKELAYQCIDPCRKTKRRSCSLVAMDLDEDFIGCLCYVMADGIDAEASLLVLTSRDEFLFCESSAAAFHKDDSNFHVVDIGEAVLNYLLSLGDVDYRLLQLMDHLADNDNPRDIEVLASQSMVACGHGRFMVEVSIYIPVDEWDANGEGTMPFDRKLVLFSAGVGAIVWMGDSTPLNQQPRPRDEEMILHCYRPPGSRSACTLAVASPSSRSIVVTEIEARGDVQAPVLVPESLIAPFDVVQSGWRFEQCSYRAIAMTNAFIVAADSVEQIGQNGHVMDYQSIISFYPRYPTSENKGITGTLTLHGKLKVTSFVAVRDEHLIAICIGGTRDIEEVVTPAEVAIPPQDFGGHWERRNIAVLVSIHVPSRTELCRTTLAIGAHLQYQPPIIACLGETIGLGLSYAGVVMTGNAVRGLASKVAIVLDEPGTATKKKKRSSARKKSAKKDRYARGITMRG from the coding sequence ATGCCTAGTAGGAATACTTGGCAGAAACGTGTCGAAATCATCGAAGCCCGAAAAAAAGAGTCCAAACAGCGCAAACAGAAATGTGAAGAAAAGCGTGCATACAAAACGTGGATGCAGGGGTTTCTAGCCACGTTGGACCGACACCAAGACACGCTCCGTAAGCATTTTTGCTCTGGGCCTtgtgttttgcaaatatgGTCGACAGCGCTGCCCTCCGATGCTCCGCCACTCCTCGATCTGTTTGCCGACGAAGAGTCGGGCCGCACCCCGCACCACTCCGTTTACAACAGCAGTTTGAACAGACGACGAGCTCGTTCCATTTCGATAGAACACCAAGAAGCCGTGATACTCCCGTCGGCTCGCAAGGGACGAGACAGGAGTAATTCTTTGAACGATAAGTCCAGTGGCAGAAGGAAGTCACATCCACGGAGTAGAGATTCGATAGGTAGTCCGCTAAACACCGATCAACCACCAGTCGCTGACATTCCGGCACTTTGCCGACCTCACTTTTTCTCGGGAAAATGCGAAGACCTTGGATGTCCCAACTGGCACTTTTCTAAAGGGCAAAAGACACTGGCGTCGGTATTGGGAAGCAAGCCTGGGAGTGACCTCGCTGCCGCAGAAGCGGCAGTTGTCGAGCAAATCCCGAAAGCTGTGGAAATGATAAATCCTGGCACGATGGAAATATTGTACAACAGTTCTGTCTCTGTAGACTTCACGAGTCAAGAATATGGCATGAGCGAGGTTATAGCGGAAACTCTGATGAAAAACGATATTTTGTTAACGAATGTCGTATACGTTGTGCTGAATGATGTGCTTGTGTTTGATCGATATCGGGAAGGAGAAAttctttccgaaaggaaATTCTTGATGGAAACTGTTGGGGAAGGGTCGCTGGGGCGCAGTAGAAGGTCTCTCGGAAGCGAAgatgacagcgacgacgagaattttcttttcaatcTTCCGGGGTCAATTCTGGAACATCTTTTGACATACTTACCGGACGCCTCCGTCGCCACCGCTTCTCAAGTTTGCAAAGGCTGGTACCATGAGATTGGTAAAAATCCTTCCCCCAACTTATGGTTGCACTTGCTAGAACGACGTCGGTGGCCTGTGCCACCAATTTCGTCGTTGCAAATTCACGAAGGAAAGTCACTTGACCTAGCCCTTCAATCCATTTCCTATCGGACCGCCTTTTTGCATCACTATGCTGTGCTTCGAGATACTTCGGCACTCAAGGCTGCAGTGGATGCTATCGGAAGACGGCAAAGTGCCGAGGAATCCGAAATGTGCTTTCAGGATTTTTCGAAACGCAAACATGCACCGCCTCGTCCAAACTACTGCGTTGCGGTAAAAGTTTGGTCAGTCAACCGAATTTTGGTTGCATATTCGCCGGAATGCTCGCTGCGCCTTTTTGAATCAGTTAATTTACTGGAAAATAGCGAAAAGCGATGCAAAGAGTTGGCGTACCAGTGCATAGACCCTTGCCGCAAGACAAAACGCCGGAGTTGTAGTTTGGTTGCGATGGACCTAGACGAGGACTTTATTGGCTGCTTGTGCTATGTCATGGCCGATGGAATTGATGCGGAGGCTTCTCTTTTGGTTCTCACTAGTCGCGACGAATTTTTATTCTGTGAAAGCAGTGCCGCAGCCTTCCACAAGGACGATTCAAATTTTCATGTTGTTGACATAGGCGAGGCGGTTTTGAACTATTTGCTCAGTTTGGGCGATGTTGACTACCGACTGCTACAGCTTATGGACCACTTAGCGGATAACGACAATCCCAGAGACATTGAGGTCTTGGCTTCGCAAAGTATGGTTGCATGTGGGCACGGGAGATTCATGGTTGAGGTGTCCATTTATATTCCTGTAGATGAGTGGGATGCAAACGGCGAAGGAACGATGCCCTTTGATCGGAAATTGGTCCTATTTTCTGCAGGTGTCGGTGCTATAGTATGGATGGGAGACAGTACCCCTCTCAACCAGCAACCCAGGCCTCgcgacgaagaaatgattTTGCATTGCTATCGCCCTCCAGGCTCGAGATCGGCCTGTACGTTGGCCGTGGCATCGCCAAGCTCAAGGTCGATTGTGGTGACAGAAATTGAAGCGCGTGGCGATGTCCAAGCTCCGGTGCTGGTTCCTGAATCCCTCATCGCCCCTTTCGACGTGGTACAGTCTGGGTGGCGTTTTGAGCAATGCTCGTATCGCGCCATTGCTATGACGAATGCGTTTATAGTTGCCGCCGATTCAGTTGAGCAAATCGGACAGAACGGACATGTCATGGACTATCAAAGTATTATTTCTTTTTATCCACGCTATCCCACATCTGAGAACAAAGGTATTACAGGCACATTGACATTACATGGCAAACTGAAAGTCACTAGCTTTGTTGCCGTCCGCGATGAGCACCTTATTGCTATTTGCATTGGTGGAACTCGAGACATAGAAGAAGTCGTTACACCAGCCGAAGTGGCCATTCCTCCGCAGGATTTTGGCGGGCATTGGGAACGACGGAACATTGCGGTTCTTGTTTCTATCCACGTACCTTCTCGAACCGAGCTTTGTCGTACTACATTGGCAATTGGTGCTCATCTTCAATATCAACCACCAATTATTGCCTGTTTGGGTGAGACGATAGGGCTCGGCCTTTCTTACGCTGGTGTTGTCATGACTGGAAATGCCGTGCGAGGCCTGGCGTCAAAAGTTGCTATTGTCTTGGATGAACCTGGCACGGctaccaaaaagaagaagcgaTCAAGTGCCCGAAAAAAAAGTGCGAAGAAGGACAGATATGCTCGGGGTATTACGATGCGTGGATAA
- a CDS encoding predicted protein: MFEDDNGHRFSAAERKHRLCIVLQFLFSKNRTEMAPWPEQQAREWYESQGWRQGANFIPSTAANQIEMWQNFDEETIQRELSWVSRIGYNAVRVFLHDLVWKHEKEDFFDKVDRFLTLADGLGIRTILVLLEGIWDPVPTYTENQSQLPPRPAVHNSRWLQSPGRHVLENKTLHESYLRLYVEQVIGRFGNDTRVLMLDLFDQPENDNRKSYGSYGNRVEVCQDALGTEMSGDLKAQLIKELVPRLLNWVWSLGPRSVPFTIPAWTAVDDNDDSNYGKIQGELRHLYLNSSDIITFHNYANLTQLLNVLGEIRDVYPGRPVALSSFMARESHSTLDPILQRMYQENVWALHWGFVAGKIQTIYPSDSWNIEYSVKKEPLPWHHDLLRPNGTFYSKSEQAYLSSFRSSLPTYRIGETGWDSVSVTALAGCLLVLLTVLLLLRNKFPLI; encoded by the coding sequence ATGTTCGAAGACGACAATGGGCACCGCTTTTCTGCGGCCGAACGAAAGCACAGACTGTGTATAGTCCTTCAATTCCTCTTCTCAAAGAACAGGACAGAAATGGCTCCCTGGCCCGAACAACAAGCGCGAGAGTGGTACGAGTCGCAGGGTTGGCGACAGGGGGCCAATTTTATCCCCAGTACGGCCGCCAATCAAATCGAAATGTGGCAgaattttgacgaagaaaccATCCAACGAGAACTCAGCTGGGTTTCCCGCATAGGTTATAACGCAGTACGAGTCTTCCTTCACGATTTGGTCTGGAAGCACGAAAAGGaagacttcttcgacaaGGTGGACCGATTCCTGACTCTCGCGGACGGCCTAGGCATTCGGACAATTCTGGTACTACTTGAGGGGATTTGGGATCCAGTCCCAACATATACAGAAAATCAGTCGCAGCTGCCTCCACGACCGGCTGTCCATAACAGCCGCTGGCTGCAATCTCCAGGTCGACATGTTTTGGAGAATAAAACTCTGCACGAATCTTATTTGCGTCTTTACGTGGAACAGGTTATTGGCAGATTTGGAAATGATACCAGAGTATTAATGCTCGATTTGTTTGACCAACCTGAAAATGACAACCGAAAGTCGTACGGATCGTATGGAAATCGTGTGGAGGTTTGCCAAGACGCTCTCGGGACCGAAATGAGCGGAGACTTAAAGGCCCAACTCATCAAGGAGCTGGTGCCGAGATTGCTGAACTGGGTATGGTCTCTGGGACCAAGATCCGTTCCCTTCACTATCCCAGCGTGGACTGCTGTtgatgacaatgatgacTCTAATTACGGAAAGATACAAGGCGAACTCCGCCATCTGTATTTGAACTCGTCAGATATTATTACGTTCCACAATTACGCAAACCTTACTCAACTGCTGAACGTGTTGGGCGAAATACGTGATGTCTATCCAGGTCGTCCTGTCGCGTTGTCTTCCTTCATGGCCCGTGAGTCACATAGCACGTTGGATCCGATTCTGCAAAGAATGTATCAAGAAAATGTTTGGGCTTTGCATTGGGGCTTTGTAGCTGGAAAGATACAAACAATATATCCTTCAGACTCGTGGAACATTGAATACTCAGTCAAAAAGGAACCCCTTCCCTGGCATCATGATTTGTTACGGCCCAACGGAACGTTTTATTCCAAGTCCGAACAAGCCTATCTGTCCTCCTTCCGGAGTTCCTTACCAACGTACAGAATTGGCGAAACAGGATGGGATTCAGTATCTGTCACCGCTTTGGCAGGCTGCTTACTCGTTTTGCTTACAGTCTTGCTACTGTTGAGGAATAAGTTTCCCCTTATCTAG
- a CDS encoding predicted protein produces the protein MENVRSRGSKAMIHEDSSGDLDALDESSRCENGVFFKPSFTVEPSAFSSSSSSLSTSSIPPFRRSLLSMSSDSRQDPRSVSAGKLRRRVESSPSPEPIVCNGIAIGLDLSTDFGAEGRVLERSPADDDYSPKENSTNALGVSGFLSATHKSWRQHRRSLTRLHAIGMLSLGLVALLGVLAGVAAPQVRTRKLLGGRAPSPRESRRVLRQIESGTTGKASVLTVRLHGHRIDLIQRSLDQHARCNVVAEAQIDWSDRNLPDSLLNHFSNKVSPVQDVPDGAVLFLDESVLLSCAEIERALGEWRQDPTRLVGFSTLQVAYGPSVLVSSRAVVAHNLYVDNFKTHTHFQADVCDHLVLSARVAAISGKSPVVVAAHPRVVAQTMSAPVVSTKTSTDDEVYDSSDELQHSSTDARCVSRLLKAVGLTTLPADPEGAGITYIGRT, from the coding sequence ATGGAAAACGTTCGTTCTCGGGGCTCTAAAGCAATGATACACGAGGACTCCTCCGGCGATCTTGACGCACTCGACGAAAGCTCCCGTTGCGAAAATGGAGTGTTTTTCAAACCCTCCTTTACGGTAGAACCTTccgctttttcttcgtcgtcgtcgtctttgtccaCATCTTCCATTCCACCCTTTCGTCGCTCTCTTCTCTCGATGAGCTCGGATTCCCGGCAAGATCCACGTTCGGTGAGCGCAGGAAAGCTGCGGCGTCGGGTCGAATCCTCGCCTTCTCCAGAACCCATTGTCTGCAATGGCATCGCGATTGGTCTCGACCTTTCGACTGATTTCGGTGCCGAAGGCCGTGTCCTGGAACGATCGCCAGCAGACGATGACTACTCACCCAAAGAAAACTCTACAAATGCGCTGGGGGTTTCTGGATTCCTCTCTGCGACGCACAAGTCCTGGCGTCAACACCGACGCTCCTTGACACGCTTACACGCCATTGGGATGCTCTCCCTCGGTTTGGTGGCACTCCTGGGCGTCTTGGCAGGAGTCGCCGCGCCGCAAGTCCGAACAAGGAAGCTTTTGGGAGGTCGCGCGCCTTCGCCTCGCGAGTCCCGACGTGTGTTGCGTCAGATCGAAAGCGGCACAACGGGAAAGGCCTCGGTTCTCACGGTACGCTTGCACGGACACCGCATTGATCTGATTCAGCGATCGTTGGATCAACACGCACGCTGCAATGTTGTAGCAGAAGCACAGATTGATTGGAGTGATAGAAATCTGCCGGATTCGCTCTTGAACCACTTTTCCAACAAGGTTAGCCCCGTGCAAGATGTTCCCGACGGTGCCGTCCTCTTCCTGGACGAATCCGTACTCTTGTCTTGTGCCGAAATAGAACGCGCTTTAGGCGAATGGCGACAGGATCCTACCCGTCTCGTGGGATTTTCTACTCTTCAGGTAGCGTACGGGCCATCTGTGCTCGTCAGTTCCCGTGCTGTGGTAGCGCACAATCTTTACGTGGACAATTTCAAAACCCACACGCACTTCCAAGCGGACGTGTGCGATCATTTGGTCCTCTCCGCTCGCGTCGCCGCCATATCGGGCAAATCGCCCGTCGTGGTAGCAGCACATCCCCGAGTTGTGGCCCAGACCATGTCCGCTCCCGTGGTATCCACCAAGACATCTACCGACGATGAGGTGTACGATTCGAGCGACGAACTACAACATTCCAGCACCGATGCGCGCTGCGTGTCCCGACTCCTCAAGGCCGTCGGACTTACCACGCTCCCCGCTGATCCGGAAGGAGCCGGGATCACCTATATTGGACGAACGTAA
- a CDS encoding predicted protein has protein sequence MRILTHNYLQSNVKGTEKGYPLLIEPNRVVVEESPVNLSMLQTLLPKLDYSAIVQAARQLATYEDANEAFTVPDLPDLLPETLDDLFLTALYKFLFDLHVIEGHLVCPDTGRKFPIKEGVPNMILHEDEL, from the exons ATGAGAATATTAACGCATAATTATCTACAATCGAACGTCAAAGG GACCGAAAAAGGCTATCCGTTGCTTATTGAGCCGAATCGGGTAGTAGTGGAAGAATCACCGGTGAATTTGTCCATGCTCCAAACGCTCTTGCCCAAGCTGGACTATTCCGCCATCGTCCAAGCCGCGCGCCAACTGGCAACGTACGAGGACGCCAACGAGGCCTTCACCGTGCCCGATTTACCGGACCTGTTACCGGAAACTCTTGACGACCTGTTTTTGACCGCACTGTACAAATTCCTGTTCGACCTGCACGTGATCGAGGGGCACTTGGTGTGCCCCGATACGGGCAGGAAATTTCCCATCAAGGAAGGAGTTCCCAATATGATTCTACACGAAGATGAGCTGTAA